The following coding sequences are from one bacterium window:
- a CDS encoding PadR family transcriptional regulator has product MSKYELVVMGFLLDEPMHGYQINQLVKVHRMDSWAKISPPMIYKTLAALEEQQMVSSRREREGLMPERRVYSLTPKGKERLARLVEKSLLDKNITYDLSNLGYFFIFALGREKALECLKQKKVLLEKTIKSLRKRMEEYRGRTPLNRFLVLEKDHDRFRSELHHLNVMLDRVERCQEWSQVAFLDEKEKYSGAQKKFAERG; this is encoded by the coding sequence ATGTCTAAGTATGAGCTGGTGGTGATGGGTTTTCTCTTGGATGAGCCGATGCACGGCTACCAGATCAACCAGCTGGTTAAGGTACACCGTATGGACTCCTGGGCCAAGATAAGCCCACCTATGATCTACAAGACCTTAGCAGCCCTGGAAGAGCAACAGATGGTAAGCTCCAGGAGGGAGAGAGAGGGCCTCATGCCCGAAAGACGGGTGTACAGCCTGACTCCCAAGGGTAAGGAGCGGTTGGCCAGGCTGGTTGAGAAATCTCTTCTGGACAAGAACATCACCTATGACCTATCCAATCTTGGGTATTTTTTCATCTTTGCCCTGGGCAGGGAAAAGGCTCTGGAGTGCCTCAAACAGAAAAAGGTTTTGCTGGAAAAGACCATAAAGAGCCTCAGAAAGAGGATGGAGGAATACCGGGGTAGGACTCCTTTGAACCGCTTCCTGGTTTTGGAAAAAGACCATGATAGGTTCAGAAGCGAACTCCACCATTTAAATGTCATGTTGGACCGAGTGGAGCGATGTCAGGAATGGTCCCAGGTGGCCTTTTTGGATGAAAAGGAAAAATACAGCGGAGCGCAAAAGAAGTTTGCTGAGAGGGGGTGA